In Herbinix luporum, a single window of DNA contains:
- a CDS encoding S8 family serine peptidase: MIPEERERIISEDYADLIIEYNGDFSVFEQFPDRTVQIINLQYAIVHVPVSFITQNIVYRLGYSVLPTCFGIISRSSLESSGIFRIRNIPVFNLRGQGVLIGIIDTGIDYTNPIFTYADNTTRIVSIWDQTISSGNPPPHMEYGTQFTREQINEALQSEDPFSIVPSRDEIGHGTMIAGIAGGNEVPDSNFYGVAPDAEFVVVKLKPAKKFIRDFFFIAEDAVCFQENDIFLGLIHLYEMSIALQRPIAICIALGSSQGAHDGSGTLSTFLSGIASSPGMAMVVAAGNEGNARRHFSGKVNPTTGYDTVELNVGENERGFTMELWGTSPDMYTIDILSPTGEYIPRISVGRNEHREIAFIFEATVIYIDYQMTESQSGEQLILIRFENPTSGIWRFNVYERRGLNLGFNIWLPMDGFISDDTYFIRSDPNTTILTLGNAENVLTVTAYNDADDSLYLNSSRGYTVIGRVKPEVAAPGVNIIGPTLTGGFASYTGTSVSAAHTTGIAAMLLEWAVVNNRLPAMSTVELKNLIIRGARRDIDTIYPNRDWGYGILDIFNVFDALRGGINF; this comes from the coding sequence AGAATAATCAGTGAGGATTATGCTGATCTTATTATAGAATATAACGGTGATTTTAGTGTTTTCGAACAGTTTCCAGATAGGACCGTTCAAATCATTAATTTACAATACGCCATTGTCCATGTACCTGTTAGCTTTATAACTCAGAATATTGTCTATAGATTAGGATACTCTGTTTTGCCTACTTGCTTTGGAATTATCAGTAGGTCTAGCCTAGAGTCTTCCGGAATATTTCGCATAAGGAATATACCTGTATTTAATTTAAGAGGTCAAGGTGTCTTAATTGGCATAATTGATACTGGGATAGATTATACCAATCCTATTTTTACTTATGCAGATAATACTACCAGGATTGTATCCATTTGGGATCAGACCATATCAAGCGGCAATCCACCTCCTCATATGGAATATGGTACCCAGTTTACCAGGGAGCAGATTAATGAGGCTTTACAAAGTGAGGATCCTTTTTCTATAGTTCCCAGTAGGGATGAAATTGGCCACGGAACCATGATTGCAGGTATAGCAGGAGGAAATGAGGTGCCAGACAGTAACTTTTATGGGGTTGCTCCTGATGCGGAGTTTGTCGTAGTTAAGTTAAAACCTGCTAAAAAGTTTATTAGGGACTTCTTTTTTATAGCAGAAGATGCAGTATGTTTTCAGGAAAACGATATATTTCTTGGGCTTATTCATTTATATGAAATGTCCATAGCCTTGCAGCGGCCTATAGCTATATGTATAGCACTGGGAAGTTCTCAGGGAGCCCATGACGGATCAGGAACTTTAAGTACCTTTTTATCAGGAATAGCCTCATCCCCAGGAATGGCTATGGTTGTAGCTGCAGGTAATGAGGGGAATGCAAGACGGCACTTTAGTGGAAAGGTCAATCCTACCACAGGATATGATACTGTTGAACTAAATGTGGGGGAAAATGAAAGAGGTTTTACTATGGAGCTGTGGGGAACTTCTCCTGATATGTATACTATTGATATACTTTCTCCAACAGGTGAGTATATTCCTAGAATTTCAGTAGGAAGAAATGAACATAGAGAAATTGCTTTTATATTCGAAGCCACAGTTATTTATATTGATTATCAGATGACCGAATCCCAAAGTGGAGAACAATTAATTCTAATACGCTTTGAAAATCCAACATCGGGAATATGGCGATTTAATGTCTATGAAAGGAGAGGCTTAAATTTAGGGTTTAATATATGGCTGCCAATGGATGGATTTATTTCGGATGATACATACTTTATCCGTTCGGACCCTAATACTACTATTTTGACCTTGGGAAACGCGGAAAATGTCTTAACGGTGACAGCTTATAATGATGCCGATGATAGCCTATATCTAAACTCCAGCCGGGGATATACGGTCATAGGTAGAGTAAAACCGGAAGTAGCAGCTCCCGGTGTAAATATTATAGGTCCGACCCTTACAGGAGGCTTTGCATCATATACAGGAACCAGTGTTTCCGCTGCACATACTACCGGAATTGCGGCTATGTTATTGGAATGGGCAGTTGTAAATAACCGTTTGCCGGCTATGAGCACTGTAGAATTGAAGAACTTAATAATTAGGGGTGCCAGAAGAGATATAGATACCATATATCCAAATAGGGACTGGGGATATGGGATACTCGATATTTTTAATGTATTTGATGCCCTTAGGGGAGGAATAAATTTTTAA